The sequence CAGCGTCGTGTAAAAGTGGGCCGATACCGGGCCTGTCCCGTTTTTGAAGTAAGCTTCCATGGGCCCACACATTTTTAAAGCGGGTCGGACCATTTCAAGCAATTCCAGCCCGTTtttaaaagcgaaaaaaactcacgacATATCCATCCATTGGATAATCTTGCGGCACTTCTTCACTTGCATACGTGTTCCCCTGCTGGAGCATCATCTGCTGAGCAGTCTGCATTGCAGCCGCCAGTGGATCAACCGGCGGTGGAGCTGAAGTCGTCGGCGAAGGAGTCTCATCCGACGAGACGAACCCCTTCTTCTTGAGCTGGTTGAGCATCTCCTTGAGGTTCGATGGAAGCTCGAATCTGCTGGCAGGCTGGGCTGCTGGAGCTGGCTCCGGGGTCTCCGGGACAGAGGTGGTGGCCGTGTAGTAGTTGGTGACCGGTTCCGTTTCCTGGAACACTTGCTGGATGTGTGGAGTCGGCGTCTGGTGGGCTgattgctgctgctgctgctgtgcGTACATCGGACGTCGAGGGTTCTCCGGGCGTTGGCTATGGTAGAGTGGCAACGTGTGGAATCCCTGGTTCGGCTTGACCTGAAGCAGCAAATCTTGTGGACGAACACGTGGCGGACGGCCCGGAAGTGGCAAATCGCGGATAGTGGCGAGAGTGGTGGGCTCCGATGGAACACTGACGGTTGGGATGATGGTCGGCGTGTAGTTGGCACGGTCGACAGCTGCCTGCTCGTTAAGCGCTGGGTTGTCCTCGAGTTGGCACATTCTGGAaacgcaaaaaatttaaaaaatttttattacaggTCAATATATGCCTAAAAACTTACCCAAACATGGCCCCTCTCATAATTCCTTCCTCTTCGATACGTCTTTCTTCCCGTAGGCCCGACTCTGACATTTCACTGCGCGCCGGTTTGGACCGCTTCACCGGCACCAGCGACCACTCGACATCCTCAAAAACTTCCATCTCCTGGCCAAACGCGGCGGCCTCATTTCGCTCCGAACACCGATAGTCGGCAACATTCGAGTGGACTGAAAGAAGAGGCGCATTAGTTTTAGTGGTAGGCTCTAGTGGCGGCGTACTTGCTGCAATACGTTCAATTTCCTTAACATGCACCAGTGGAAGACCTCGCGTGTCGGCGAAGATGAGGCGACGGGTGCCACGCTGATTGAGGTTGGAGATAGCTGGACCACGGAGAATTCCACGGTTTGGCTTCTGAAAATACTTGAGGGCGATTAGTAATAGTTTTTGCTTGTTTTCAAGAAAGTAGCTGGATCAGAGCTTGCTTGTTCTAAAAAGCCATAATTTTGGGCTCGAAATtcatttgtagaattttttttccgaactGTCCAGTACCATGGACGAATTGGCGCGCAATTACACTCAATTTTAAAAggtaaattttccaaaattctaacACCGCCTCATTGaagcaaatgcgctctaccgAAACTGAGCAAGTTTGGTTGTCAAATTCCCGTTGAACGATTTCTCAAAGAGCGGGATCAGAGCACGCTTGCTCCAATAAACCATAAATTTTGAGCTCGAAATtcatttgtagaatttttgcCCGAACTGTCCAGTACCAAGGCACACAACTCTgctcaattttaaaagataaaatttcaattttcctagCAGTCGGCGTTTCCAACAGTCTAGCACAGTctcattgaaaaaatgcagaTGCGCTCTACCGCCACAAAGCAATTTTAGTTGTCAAATTCCTTTTTTAACCTACCAATTTCAGTGCGGCAAGTCCCGCATCCTCTCCATCATCTGTGGCGTGTCGTTTTCCTGAATAAATCGCCGTCGGCACCGCTGCTGCTGCGGCAACTGCTTCCGGCTTCGGTTTTCGCTTCACAATCCGGATTCCTGGGTTGGATGGCGAGTAGGAGACTgagcctgaaaatattgattggtattattgagattttctggaattttgaaaaaaaaaattaaagtattcAAACAAACTTGGCATCAAGACTGAAATGTGCTCTTTCTGAAACGGTATGGGTACGGGGCAGGGGAGACGGGGAAATGGgaacaattttgtaaaagttttGAGGCGTTTTAAGGGGTTCCCATtcaaattgcaagaaaaaaatcaatagcgCTAGATTACGTCACCTAGAAATTCCACGTGTTGAAACATCCGTCGAGGtataaaattgtcattttttcgagtttatgAGCGTCTTTTATTCcgtgttttgaatttttatccaaaaatttttatagtcCAAACTTTTTCGCGGCAatctttttattgatttccttatcaattttttaaagtagcatcgttttttttccaaaaaattccaatttgtgCGCAATAACTCACAAGGCATATTCCACggtttattccaaaaatagagCGTACTTGTTCATTATTGTGAATTTAAGTTTTGGCCTACAAGGGGATACCAATAGGAAAATTATCTCACCGAGTTTtgcaatttatcgatttttaaaaaatgttttgagtaaaaacaaaagaatCGTCGTAaaatttaatacaaaaattgacaaCTGAAACGGCTCTTCATCGGAAACCtcgaaacatttcaatttgcAAGCAATTTTCTCTAAAACATTTCTACTAGTAGTAAGTACAGAAATCAGATTTTTGGgagatcaaaatttcaagattacAACGTTTTAAGCCActacaaatttggaaaagtcaCATTTCTTTGCGAAAAATAAGTAAGTGTTCTTCAGAATTCATAACGCCTAACCTATCCGACTATTACAAAAATTCAGAccataaatattaattttttacattttctcaATCGCTGAGCATTctagacattttcaaaattctagacatccttcaaaaatgatctactcaaacttttctttcaaattcccaatcaaaaatgttcaatttatcgatttccGCATTCAAAAACGTCCACGGGcggcaatttttccaaaatttcagcccGTGCACTTCtgatgatttttctggaatttcataTATCTTTCATATATATCTTCTCCGCCATTTTGCTCGGCTCTGCAAACGAAACCACTGTAGAATATTCCATATGAAGCTGagagcatctgcaaaaaaactcCGGACgcacaaaaaaatagaaaaaaagaagaaatcagAAACATAGAAAAAACATGGAGAACAACTTATTGGGGAGTCTGAAAAGTGATGGGGATTCACAATTGAGAAGAGGCTTCCATAAGAGTGACCATAGTTCCCGGGTATCCATagtctttttttaataataaatctcggtttttgtccgcttttaaaattacattttcccatttttccaagacctttcaaaattttgctaaagTTCTGGAGAGTTCTATAATTCATTAAAATGTGAATAGTCGTATCTACGCTACATAGAAATAGGGGCTGGGAAAGTGGGAATCGGCGGGTGGGAAGAGCACATCTCCATCTCATTCCCAAGTGTCGGAGCTTCCATGTACCTGAAATGTGATGTTAGGATACAAATTCTAAAGAGTTTTCCACCTACCTCCATATTTCTGCCGCGTTGTCTGATCCTCGGGCTTCACTGGAGTCGTCTTCGATGTGGATGGCGCGGTGAGTGGTGTCGGTACGTAgactgctgaaaatttgaaatttaaaattgaatttgaactgCCTATTGGAAATTATTAGAATATATTCAAGgaagattcaaattttcttgtatttttagAGTATTTTTTATCTAGAATATCTGGAATCTAGcagtttcttgaaaaaatatccaCCGAGAAAAATGTCGGAACGTAAGAAATATGTCCAGAAGTATaacaattgttcaaaaaattcaaaagctaTCAGATACATGGAACAAAATTTGCCAGATTGATTCCGGTCTACTCAAAAACTCGGTCAACTTCCAGAACTTACCCGTACTTGCCAAAAAAGCTCCAGTGAGTGAGCAAAAGTCTGCAGCTCTTACTGAAGATATAGAACTTCCCTAAAAATGCCAGAAATCTGCAGAAAGTTAACAGAAAGTATTCAAAAGCCTTCcacattttcttcaaatcccataatttttctagacttttccaaacttctagaaatgttttcgaaaactgTACAACCCTTCAGAACTTGGCACAACTTGCCAGATATTTTCCATGCATTCTTATGTCTTTGTGAACTTTGAATGAATTTGCCGTAATCTTGCCCGATCATcacaaaacttccaaaattctccaaaagaCCTCAGATCTGTTCAggacatttctgaaatattaaaagtaGTCGCAAGTTTCAATCTAGTTTCAAAAAGCACCATAGACCCCCAAagtttaaaacgaaaaattccagCTGTACTAAAATAGTcggattcaatttttccagcattCTACTAGaggatagaaaaaaaaataggccaCAGCTTCAGCATAGTCAGCAAGTTGTTCGAAATCAGGCCGTTATCACTTTGTAATAATTGTTTCCCTATCCCTTTTTCTCGCGGAACCAGGACACATCTTATCTTCTCTATAGAAAATACGTAGTCACTGTTCTCAACTTGAAATTAGGCCCAAAGAGGGAAAAAGAGAAGAGCGAGAGCCTATCCTAAATGACTTAAGCTTCTGAGCCTTGAAGTGAAAGCCTAATAATCCAAGAAACATAGCTGGTTCCTGCTAGGTAGAAGCTTGAAGTTTTCCTGCTGGTCCCATATAGCCAAAGTTGAAGTCCAAGTCCAAGTATCTTGACTTCTGGATTCTACTGCTCTCAGCACGTCAGAGGTGCTCCAAGATGCCGAGGGCACTTCAGAACCTGAAAATTCGTGTCCAAAGCCCGGTCATCCCTTTCTGGGTATCCGACCACATCTGGGGCATTTCTGTTCCTCACATTATTTTCCTTCATATTGTGCGGTTAAAACAGAACTCTTTATTTCAATTGTCTCTCTGAAAacggttttttctttttcgccAACCCGGAACTGTGtcacaaagaaaaatgaaagtgcTTGATATCAAGATTCGAGATCGAAGAAATAGGATGAAGTGGAGAAGAAAATAAGGAACTTGCAAATtagaattcaaattcaaaaatagtagaaTTCCGATGACTTACCCGGAGAGTCGATGGAGGTGTTCGGGGATCCCACTGCTGGCAGGAAGGCGCCGTCCATTGTCTTGGTCGGGGTGTAGACGTCGGCCATTGGAGACGGTGTTGGTGCGGAGTTGAGCTGCTGGCGGCTTCTGCTGCTTCTGCTTTGTgtagattttctggaaattttgtaagAGTTTAATTTGAAGAGAATATtagtgaatttaaaaaaaaaagaggaaaaatcaaagaaaattttaattttaaaaagttgaggGAAACTAGAAGAAAACCAGGAGAAAAAACTCGCCAAAATCAGCCTAATACATTTTCGAAACGCGCAATGTGTGCGGGAGAGTGTTTGTGTGAGCGTGCGTTTCCCTATCGATCGTAGACACAAGAGACCCCCGGCAGTCAAATAGTGAGGAAATATCCCGAGCAG comes from Caenorhabditis elegans chromosome X and encodes:
- the zfp-3 gene encoding C3H1-type domain-containing protein (Partially confirmed by transcript evidence); this translates as MADVYTPTKTMDGAFLPAVGSPNTSIDSPAVYVPTPLTAPSTSKTTPVKPEDQTTRQKYGGSVSYSPSNPGIRIVKRKPKPEAVAAAAAVPTAIYSGKRHATDDGEDAGLAALKLYFQKPNRGILRGPAISNLNQRGTRRLIFADTRGLPLVHVKEIERIAAIHSNVADYRCSERNEAAAFGQEMEVFEDVEWSLVPVKRSKPARSEMSESGLREERRIEEEGIMRGAMFGMCQLEDNPALNEQAAVDRANYTPTIIPTVSVPSEPTTLATIRDLPLPGRPPRVRPQDLLLQVKPNQGFHTLPLYHSQRPENPRRPMYAQQQQQQSAHQTPTPHIQQVFQETEPVTNYYTATTSVPETPEPAPAAQPASRFELPSNLKEMLNQLKKKGFVSSDETPSPTTSAPPPVDPLAAAMQTAQQMMLQQGNTYASEEVPQDYPMDGYVATFATPEMMAQERRQDSRNSEGWTQSGWKIPEPCVYFISRPGGCNRGDQCRFIHDEEMRRQKMAELPPRGPNHHHDNFRGGRGRGFRGGYNNRNNYNNHHDRDFRDNAGGNRGRFGDTEGFRGARYARGGFAPRNNSRFDQKPAYNDDGGHLGSPNAHGSQYQDPVPTKRARVSRFDRQGEDDAPGQDMDQRPPRRNRFDEQPPRRTFRSRFDQQADHDEMSQA
- the zfp-3 gene encoding C3H1-type domain-containing protein (Confirmed by transcript evidence), producing MPSSVSYSPSNPGIRIVKRKPKPEAVAAAAAVPTAIYSGKRHATDDGEDAGLAALKLKPNRGILRGPAISNLNQRGTRRLIFADTRGLPLVHVKEIERIAAIHSNVADYRCSERNEAAAFGQEMEVFEDVEWSLVPVKRSKPARSEMSESGLREERRIEEEGIMRGAMFGMCQLEDNPALNEQAAVDRANYTPTIIPTVSVPSEPTTLATIRDLPLPGRPPRVRPQDLLLQVKPNQGFHTLPLYHSQRPENPRRPMYAQQQQQQSAHQTPTPHIQQVFQETEPVTNYYTATTSVPETPEPAPAAQPASRFELPSNLKEMLNQLKKKGFVSSDETPSPTTSAPPPVDPLAAAMQTAQQMMLQQGNTYASEEVPQDYPMDGYVATFATPEMMAQERRQDSRNSEGWTQSGWKIPEPCVYFISRPGGCNRGDQCRFIHDEEMRRQKMAELPPRGPNHHHDNFRGGRGRGFRGGYNNRNNYNNHHDRDFRDNAGGNRGRFGDTEGFRGARYARGGFAPRNNSRFDQKPAYNDDGGHLGSPNAHGSQYQDPVPTKRARVSRFDRQGEDDAPGQDMDQRPPRRNRFDEQPPRRTFRSRFDQQADHDEMSQA
- the zfp-3 gene encoding C3H1-type domain-containing protein (Confirmed by transcript evidence); its protein translation is MADVYTPTKTMDGAFLPAVGSPNTSIDSPAVYVPTPLTAPSTSKTTPVKPEDQTTRQKYGGSVSYSPSNPGIRIVKRKPKPEAVAAAAAVPTAIYSGKRHATDDGEDAGLAALKLKPNRGILRGPAISNLNQRGTRRLIFADTRGLPLVHVKEIERIAAIHSNVADYRCSERNEAAAFGQEMEVFEDVEWSLVPVKRSKPARSEMSESGLREERRIEEEGIMRGAMFGMCQLEDNPALNEQAAVDRANYTPTIIPTVSVPSEPTTLATIRDLPLPGRPPRVRPQDLLLQVKPNQGFHTLPLYHSQRPENPRRPMYAQQQQQQSAHQTPTPHIQQVFQETEPVTNYYTATTSVPETPEPAPAAQPASRFELPSNLKEMLNQLKKKGFVSSDETPSPTTSAPPPVDPLAAAMQTAQQMMLQQGNTYASEEVPQDYPMDGYVATFATPEMMAQERRQDSRNSEGWTQSGWKIPEPCVYFISRPGGCNRGDQCRFIHDEEMRRQKMAELPPRGPNHHHDNFRGGRGRGFRGGYNNRNNYNNHHDRDFRDNAGGNRGRFGDTEGFRGARYARGGFAPRNNSRFDQKPAYNDDGGHLGSPNAHGSQYQDPVPTKRARVSRFDRQGEDDAPGQDMDQRPPRRNRFDEQPPRRTFRSRFDQQADHDEMSQA
- the zfp-3 gene encoding C3H1-type domain-containing protein (Partially confirmed by transcript evidence), with the protein product MADVYTPTKTMDGAFLPAVGSPNTSIDSPAVYVPTPLTAPSTSKTTPVKPEDQTTRQKYGGTWKLRHLGMRWRCALPTRRFPLSQPLFLCSVDTTIHILMNYRTLQNFSKILKGLGKMGKCNFKSGQKPRFIIKKRLWIPGNYGHSYGSLFSIVNPHHFSDSPISCSPCFFYVSDFFFFSIFLCVRSFFADALSFIWNILQWFRLQSRAKWRRRYI
- the zfp-3 gene encoding C3H1-type domain-containing protein (Confirmed by transcript evidence) gives rise to the protein MADVYTPTKTMDGAFLPAVGSPNTSIDSPGKSSEFYYF